Genomic DNA from Halobaculum sp. CBA1158:
CGCGTCGCCCCGGGAGTCGCGGTCGCCGACGCCGTCGACGCCGAGCGGGTCCGCGGGCTGGCGTACACCCGCACGGCCCTGGACCTCCTCGGCCGCGCCGACGCCGACCTCCACAGCGCCCGCGCGGTCGTCGAGGCGGCGTCGCTCGACCGCGCGGGCACGGTCGCCGTCCGAGCACGCGTCGTCCGCGACTCGGCGGCCGTCTCGACGGGCGAGGCCGAACGCGCGTGCGGCGCGGCGCTGGTCGAGCGCGGGTACGACGTGGACCTGGACGACCCCGACCACACCCTTCGGGTGCTGTTCGCGGGCGACGCCTGTCTGGTCGGGTGGGTCGTCGCCGAGTCGCGCCGGGACTTCTCGACGCGCCGGCCGACCGACCGGCCGTTCTTCCAGCCGGGGAGCATGGCACCGATGGACGCCCGCGCGTACGCCAACGTCGCCGGCGCGGGCCCTGGAAGCCGAATCCTCGACCCGATGTGCGGCACCGGCGGCGTGCTCATCGAGGCCGGCCTCGTCGGCAGCGACGTGATCGGCAACGACGCGCAGGCGAAGATGGTCCGGGGCGCACGCGAGAACCTCTCCCACTACCTCGATGCGGCGGGAGGATCGGCGAGCGTCGCCGGCGACGATACCGACGACAGCGACGACAGCGCCGTCGCCGCCGCCGACGACGCGGCTGACGGCACCGTCGACTGCGACGTGATCCGCGGGGACGCGACGGACCTGGGTGTTCGCGACGACGCCGTCGACGGCGTGGTGTTCGACGCGCCCTACGGTCGGCAGTCGAAGATCGCACGCCACGACCTCGCGGACCTCGTGAGCGAGGCGCTCGAGGAGGCCGTCCGCGTCGCGCCGCGAGGCGTGCTGATCGCGGACCGCTCGTGGCACGAGGAGGCCGTCGCCGCCGGCTGGCGCGTCACCGACACCTTCGAGCGTCGGGTCCACAGAAGCCTCGTCCGCCACGTGCACGTGTTAGAGCGGACGTGATCGACCGGATCCGTCGCGGCGTCGCTCCGGTCGTGACGGTGCAGTCGACCTCGCTGTCGCTCCGGTCGCGAGACGCCGACTGAGAAGTCCGTCGGGGTCGAGCCGAGCGCGGTCTACTCCTCGCCCAGCAGCGAGTCGACCAGTTCCTCGGGGTCGAACAGCTCGAGGTCGTCGTACCCCTGCCCGACGCCGAGAAAGAGGATCGGCTTGCCCGTGACGAACGCGATGGAGATGGCCGCCCCGCCCGAGGAGTCGGCGTCGGC
This window encodes:
- a CDS encoding THUMP domain-containing protein, with translation MYGLEFVGEEDAFAAREARVAAAGVDRVAPGVAVADAVDAERVRGLAYTRTALDLLGRADADLHSARAVVEAASLDRAGTVAVRARVVRDSAAVSTGEAERACGAALVERGYDVDLDDPDHTLRVLFAGDACLVGWVVAESRRDFSTRRPTDRPFFQPGSMAPMDARAYANVAGAGPGSRILDPMCGTGGVLIEAGLVGSDVIGNDAQAKMVRGARENLSHYLDAAGGSASVAGDDTDDSDDSAVAAADDAADGTVDCDVIRGDATDLGVRDDAVDGVVFDAPYGRQSKIARHDLADLVSEALEEAVRVAPRGVLIADRSWHEEAVAAGWRVTDTFERRVHRSLVRHVHVLERT